The Streptomyces sp. NBC_00102 genome segment CACCGCCCGCGTGTTGTCCACGGGTCGGAGCGTCCGTCTCACCGGACGGACAGGGTCTTTCGCCCCGTCCGCGAGGGACTACGCTCCGAGTCGTGGCCGATATCCAGATTCCCGCTGACATCAAGCCCGCCGACGGACGCTTCGGCGCCGGGCCCTCCAAGGTGCGGACGGAGGCGCTCGACGCGCTGGCCGCCACCGGAACCTCTCTCCTCGGTACGTCCCATCGCCAGGCCCCGGTCAAGAACCTGGTCGGCGAGGTACGCGACGGTGTGCGCAGCCTCTTCTCCCTCCCCGAGGGGTACGAGGTCGTCCTCGGCAACGGCGGGTCCACCGCGTTCTGGGACGTCGCGACGCACGGTCTCATCGAGACGAAGTCCCAGCACCTGAACTTCGGTGAGTTCTCCTCGAAGTTCGCCAAGGCCGCGAAGCTCGCGCCGTGGCTGGCCGACCCGTCCGTGATCTCCTCCGAGCCCGGCACCCACCCGGAGCCGAAGGCCGAGGAGGGTGTCGACGTCTACGCCTTCACCCACAACGAGACCTCCACGGGTGTCGCGGCGCCGATCAAGCGCGTCGCCGGTGCCGACGAGGGCGCGCTCGTCCTGGTCGACGCCACCTCGGGCGCCGGCGGTCTGCCGGTCGACATCACCGAGACGGACGTCTACTACTTCGCCCCGCAGAAGTCCTTCGCCTCCGACGGCGGCCTCTGGATCGCGGCGTTCTCCCCGGCGGCCCTGGAGCGCGCGGCGCGCGTCCACGCCTCCGGCCGCCACGTCCCCGAGTTCTTCTCGCTGCCCACGGCGATCGACAACTCGACCAAGAACCAGACGTACAACACCCCGGCCCTCTCCACCCTCTTCCTGCTCAACGAGCAGCTGAAGTGGCTGAACGGCCAGGGCGGTCTGGACTTCGCGACCGGCCGCACCCGCGCGTCCTCCCAGAACCTCTACGGCTGGGCCGAGAACTCGAAGCACGCGACCCCGTTCGTCACCGACCCGGCGAAGCGCTCGCAGGTCATCGGTACGATCGACTTCTCGGACGACGTCGACGCCGCCGCGATCGCCAAGGTGCTCCGCGCCAACGGCATCGTGGACACCGAGCCGTACCGCAAGCTGGGCCGCAACCAGCTGCGCGTGGCGATGTTCCCGGCGATCGACCCGGCGGACGTCCAGGCCCTCACCGCCTGCATCGACTACGTCATCGAGAAGCTGTAACCGCTCCGGCACCCCGGCTCACCGCCTGGCGCCTGACGCCTGACGCCTGACGCCTGACGCCTGGACGACGGCCCCGTACACCTCGGTGTGCGGGGCCGTCGCCGTACCGCCTCACCCTCGCGGGTGATCTTGGGGCTTCGGGGCGGAGGGGAGCAGTCCGACCTACCATGATGTTTTCGCGCCGCACTGCCGGGCCCGCCCGGCGGGCCGCGCTCAGGCGGCGGGTTTCCGCGCGAGGACGAACCCCTGCGGGGTCGGCTCGGGGAACCTCCCCTCGGTGTCGGCCTCGCGCACGGTACGTACCCGGGGCTCGAAGCCCGCCGCGGTGAGCAGCGCCGCGACCGCCTCGGGCCTGCGGCGGTGGAAGTCGAGGACGATCGGGCTTCCCCAGGCGTCGGTCCGGTGTCTCGTCCCGTCGCCTGCCTGGAAGCCGAGTTGCAGATGGGCTCCCGGGGCGAGCACCCGGTGGAACTCGGCGAAGGCGGCCGGGAGCAGGGCGTCGGTGACGTGGATGGTGGAGTACCAGGCGAGCAGCCCGCCCAGCGAACCGTCCGGCAGGTCGAGCGCGAGCATCGAGCCCTCCTCGAAGCGGATGTCCGGGTGTTCCTTCCGTGCGACCGCGAGCATCCCGGGCGACAGGTCGATTCCGAACACGTCGGCGCCGAGCCCGCGCAGATGGCCGGTGACCCGCCCGGTACCGCACCCCACGTCGGCCACCGGCCGACCGCCGCCTGTTTCCCGTACCAGCTCCACGAACCCGGCGAGCAGCGCGCGTTCGAGGGGCTTGGCGTCCAGCTCGGACCGGAACCGCGCGGTGTACTCGGCGGCCATGGTGTCGTACGACCTCCGGGTGTCCCGTACGAATTCCGGTTCGGCCGGACCGTCCTGAGCTGCAGGGGCACCCGTGGACCGGCCGAAGTCCACCTCCGAGGCGCTCAGCACCCGGATGCGCCGCCCGGGATGTCCGAGGTTCCGGAAGATCTCGTTGTGGTGCGCGATCGACCGGTCCGGAGTCGCGTACGCCTCGTCGCCCGGACCACGGACGGAGGTGGTGTGCCCGTCCGCCACCAGGACCAGGTCGTATCCGTGGCTCAGCGCGGAACGTGCGGTGGTGTCCACGCAGATTTCGGTGGCGAAGCCGGTGACGATCACCTCGGTGATGCCGCGCGCTCGCAGCAGACCGTCGAGACCGGTGCCGAGGAAGCTGTCCGGAGCGGCCTTGCGGACGACCGTCTCCCCTGCGCCGGGCGCGAGTTCGGGCACCACCCGCCAGCCCTCGGAACCGACCTCCGTGCCGCCGCCACCGTCCTGCACCGTCACGACCAACGCGCCCGCCTCGTGCGCGCGTCGGCGCAGATCGACGAGGACGGCGACGGTCTCGGCGGCCCGGTGGGCGATGGCCACCGTGTCGTTCTGCATGTCGATGACGAGGAGCGCGGAGATGTTCGGCATGGGAGGAGAGCGTAGGGCCCCGGTGGGGCGGCCGGAGCACCGGGCGTCGACGGGTGGCTCGGCCTTGGCTCGACCTCGGGTCTCCGGGCCATGGGGCCGCTCGCTACGGTGGAACGCGCGGCTCCGGGTGGGGTCTCGGCGCCGCCGCGATTCCGGGCCACCGACCGATGAACGGATGCCGAGTGATCGAGTTTCTGGTGGATCTGGTGGTGCAGTCAGTGCTCTCCCTCCTCTTCCCCCGCCTGGGCGCGAAACGGCGGGCGAAGGCCCGGGACCGCGCCTTCGCCAAGGGCGAAGAGATCGTCTTCGAGGCCTGCGTGCTGGGCGACCGGCCCTACTGCAGGCCGGTCATCGTCTTCCTCGCGGTGTCCAGCACCGCTCTGCACCGGTCGCCGACCGAGGTGAAGTCGGTCGGGCGCCAGGCGATGCCGGCCGGGGACATCGAGATCCGCCGCATCCGGGGACGGGACCGTTCGGATTCCCGGATGGTCCGCTCCTGGTGGGAGGTCGCCGAGTGCCACGACGGAGAGGCCGGATTCCTGATCGCCTGCGCCCCGGAGGACATGCGCCGTCTCGTCGTATGCCTCGGCGGGGAAGCAGCGCGGGCCCACCGGACTCCGACCGGGTAGAACAGCGGGACGGTGGCGCGCGGCCCGGACCGGCGCGGCGGTCCTGCGGCCCGGCGCGCGCCACCGTCCACCGTCGTCGCCCCCGCCCGACGGCGCGGGGCTCCCGCGATCAGGGACGCGCGGCTCCACGCTCCGTCCCCTGCGCGGGTCCGCCCGCCGCCAGGCGGTTGATGTCGGGGTTGCGCAGGACCGTGGGACCGGCGCCCGGGCGCCGGGCGACGGCGAGCATGGCGCGGCCCACGGCTTCGGTGGTGGTGACGTGACGGGGAAAGGCGCGCCGCAGGAGAGGGAAGAGGAAGCCGGTGACGGCGTAGAGGGCGCGGTAGAGCGGGGTGCGGGAGACAGCCCCGTCGACGGGCTGGATGTAGCCGGGACGGAACATGTGGGCGTCCATCCCCAGGGCAAGGAGGTCGTTCTCCGTGCGTCCCTTGACCCGCGCCCACATCTGACGGCTCGTCCCGGTGGTGTCCGTGCCTTCACCGGATACGTAGACGAACGTGAGTGACGGGTTGGCGGCGTGCACAGCCCGGGCTGCGGCGAGCGTGTAGTCGTAGGTGACCCGCGTGTACTCCTCCTCCCCGCGACCCACGGCGGACACCCCGAGGCAGAAGAAGCAGGCGTCCACGTCCTTCAGCCGGTCCTGCACGGAGGTGTAGTCGGTGAAGTCGGCGTGGACGATCTGCCGCAGCTTGGGGTGGTCGAGGGCCAGCGGGCGCCGGACGACGGCGAGCACTTCGGTGACGGTGTCGTCGAGCAGACAGGCGCGCAGGGCACCGTGTCCGACCATGCCGGACGCTCCGAACACGAGAACGCGCAAAGGATGCTCCAGGTGAAGGGTGAGGCGCGGAGGCCGGGCTCAGGATGAGGCGCGAAGGCCCGGCTCAGGATGAGGCGCGGAGGCCCGGCTCAGGATGAGGCGCGGGCCAGCGCGCCCGCGGTGAAGGTGGCGAGCATCTGCCGCAGCGAGGTGGTGAAGTCCATCCTCAGGGCGGCCAGGGACGGATCGGCCTCGTAGGCGTCGAGCATCGCCTGCGAGGGACGGGCGTGGGTCCACACGGCTCCGGCGACCATGATGACGGAGGCGGCCAACTCCCCCGCCTGATCCCCGAGTTCGGGGAGATGCAGGCGGACGAGACCGGTGAGCCGCTCCACGTTCCCGAGGGCGGCCCGCTTGTAACGGGCGGCCACGTCCGGCGACACGTTGTGCTCCAGGACGCCGGCCTGCGCGCTGAACAGGTCGCAGAGCACCTGCCGTTCGGCGAGGGAGTCGGTCACCGCGGCCGCGAACCGCTCCCCGCGCTCGTCGGCCGTCGCCCCGTCGTCGACGGCTCCGGCCAGCAGTGCGGGCAGTTCGGCCGCCCACTCCTTCCACGCGAGGTCGAGCAGTTCCAGCAGGACCGCCTCGCGGGACTCGAAGTACCGCAGCACGTTCGACTTGGCGAGCCCGACCCGCCGGCTCAGCTCGTTCAGGCTGACCGCCGCGACGGGCATCTCGTCGAGCATCGCGGCAGCGGTGTCGAGGATCGCCCGCCGCCGGATCTCGCGCTGTTCCTCGCTGCGGGCGCGCTGGAAGTTCGTCATGCCACCAGTTTACAGACTCCCGGTCTTTTGACATCAGACCGACGGTCCCTTAAGTTGGAGCACGCAACAGACCGACGGTCTGAAAACGCACCGCGGGAACACGGCGCGAGAACACACCACCCCCGTAGCACCGGAAGCGAGATACGCCATGACGTCGTACGACAAGCTCTTCATCGGAGGCCGCTGGTCGGCTCCGGCCGGTACAGAGGTCATCGAGGTCCACTCCCCGCACGACCGGTCTCTCGTCGGCACGGTGCCGCACGCGACCCCGGAGGACGTGGACGCCGCGGTGGCCGCCGCCCGCGAGGCGTTCGACCACGGCCCGTGGCCGCGACTGACCCCCGAGGAGCGGCAGAAGACGGTGGCACGCCTCCAGGAGCTCTACAGCTCCCGCGCCGCAGAGATGGCCGCGCTGATCACCGCCGAGAACGGCTCACCGATCTCGATCACCACCGGCCTGAACGTGCACGGCCTGCCCGAGCAGACCGCCGCATACCTGCGTGCCGCGGCGGAGCTCGACTGGGAGGCGGTGCTGCCGTCCGGGGCACTGCTGCGCCGCGAGGCGGTCGGTGTGGTCGCCGCGATCATCCCGTGGAACGCGCCGCACCAGTCGGCACTGGTCAAGTTGGTGCCCGCTCTGCTGGCGGGGTGCACCGTGGTCCTCAAGGCGTCGCCGGAGACCGCGGTCGACTCACTCGCCCTCGCGGAGGTCCTCGCCGAGGCCGGTTTCCCCGAGGGTGTCGTCTCCGTGCTGCCCGCCGGCCGCGAGACGAGCGAGTACCTGGTGGCCCATCCGGGCGTCGACAAGGTCGCCTTCACCGGCTCGACCGCCGCCGGACGGGCGATCGCCGCCACGGCGGGCGCGCAGCTCAAGCGGGTCAGCCTGGAGCTGGGCGGCAAGTCGGCCGTGATCGTCCTGGAGGACGCCGACCCCACCGAGGTGGCCCAGGGGCTGAAGTTCCACTCGCTGGGCAACAACGGGGAGAACTGCCAGGCCCACACCCGGATCCTGGCCCCGCGCAGCCGCTACGAGGAGGTCGTCCAGGCGGTCAGGGCGATGATGGAGACCCTGGTCGTGGGCGACCCGTCCGACCCGGCCACGTTCATCGGCCCGATGGTCCGCGCCGACCAACAGCAGCGCGTGCGCTCGTACATCGAGCTCGGGATCAGCGAAGGCGCCCGACTGGTCACGGGCGGTCCGGAGGTCCCCGAGGGTCTGGAGGGCGGCTACTACGTCGCGCCCACCCTCTTCGCCGATGTGGACAACACCATGCGGATCGCCCGCGAGGAGATCTTCGGCCCGGTGCTGGTGGTCATCCCCTTCGACGACGAGGACGACGCCGTCCGCATCGCCAACGACTCCGAC includes the following:
- a CDS encoding aldehyde dehydrogenase; amino-acid sequence: MTSYDKLFIGGRWSAPAGTEVIEVHSPHDRSLVGTVPHATPEDVDAAVAAAREAFDHGPWPRLTPEERQKTVARLQELYSSRAAEMAALITAENGSPISITTGLNVHGLPEQTAAYLRAAAELDWEAVLPSGALLRREAVGVVAAIIPWNAPHQSALVKLVPALLAGCTVVLKASPETAVDSLALAEVLAEAGFPEGVVSVLPAGRETSEYLVAHPGVDKVAFTGSTAAGRAIAATAGAQLKRVSLELGGKSAVIVLEDADPTEVAQGLKFHSLGNNGENCQAHTRILAPRSRYEEVVQAVRAMMETLVVGDPSDPATFIGPMVRADQQQRVRSYIELGISEGARLVTGGPEVPEGLEGGYYVAPTLFADVDNTMRIAREEIFGPVLVVIPFDDEDDAVRIANDSDYGLGGGVWSADQERALAVARRIRTGIMLVNGAAPAKDGPFGGFKSSGVGREFGSVGLSQYVEYQTIAV
- a CDS encoding TetR/AcrR family transcriptional regulator, with protein sequence MTNFQRARSEEQREIRRRAILDTAAAMLDEMPVAAVSLNELSRRVGLAKSNVLRYFESREAVLLELLDLAWKEWAAELPALLAGAVDDGATADERGERFAAAVTDSLAERQVLCDLFSAQAGVLEHNVSPDVAARYKRAALGNVERLTGLVRLHLPELGDQAGELAASVIMVAGAVWTHARPSQAMLDAYEADPSLAALRMDFTTSLRQMLATFTAGALARASS
- a CDS encoding class I SAM-dependent methyltransferase, which produces MAAEYTARFRSELDAKPLERALLAGFVELVRETGGGRPVADVGCGTGRVTGHLRGLGADVFGIDLSPGMLAVARKEHPDIRFEEGSMLALDLPDGSLGGLLAWYSTIHVTDALLPAAFAEFHRVLAPGAHLQLGFQAGDGTRHRTDAWGSPIVLDFHRRRPEAVAALLTAAGFEPRVRTVREADTEGRFPEPTPQGFVLARKPAA
- a CDS encoding NAD(P)H-binding protein, whose product is MRVLVFGASGMVGHGALRACLLDDTVTEVLAVVRRPLALDHPKLRQIVHADFTDYTSVQDRLKDVDACFFCLGVSAVGRGEEEYTRVTYDYTLAAARAVHAANPSLTFVYVSGEGTDTTGTSRQMWARVKGRTENDLLALGMDAHMFRPGYIQPVDGAVSRTPLYRALYAVTGFLFPLLRRAFPRHVTTTEAVGRAMLAVARRPGAGPTVLRNPDINRLAAGGPAQGTERGAARP
- the serC gene encoding phosphoserine transaminase — its product is MADIQIPADIKPADGRFGAGPSKVRTEALDALAATGTSLLGTSHRQAPVKNLVGEVRDGVRSLFSLPEGYEVVLGNGGSTAFWDVATHGLIETKSQHLNFGEFSSKFAKAAKLAPWLADPSVISSEPGTHPEPKAEEGVDVYAFTHNETSTGVAAPIKRVAGADEGALVLVDATSGAGGLPVDITETDVYYFAPQKSFASDGGLWIAAFSPAALERAARVHASGRHVPEFFSLPTAIDNSTKNQTYNTPALSTLFLLNEQLKWLNGQGGLDFATGRTRASSQNLYGWAENSKHATPFVTDPAKRSQVIGTIDFSDDVDAAAIAKVLRANGIVDTEPYRKLGRNQLRVAMFPAIDPADVQALTACIDYVIEKL